One stretch of Chiroxiphia lanceolata isolate bChiLan1 chromosome 1, bChiLan1.pri, whole genome shotgun sequence DNA includes these proteins:
- the VPS4B gene encoding vacuolar protein sorting-associated protein 4B, translating to MAGNTGNLQKAIDLASRAAQEDKAGNYEEAFRLYQHAVQYFLHVVKYEAQGDKAKQSIRMKCTEYLDRAEKLKEYLKKREKTAPKPVKESGPTDAKGNDSDGEGESEDPEKKKLQNQLQGAIVMERPNVKWSDVAGLEGAKEALKEAVILPIKFPHLFTGKRTPWRGILLFGPPGTGKSYLAKAVATEANNSTFFSVSSSDLVSKWLGESEKLVKNLFQLARENKPSIIFIDEIDSLCGSRSENESEAARRIKTEFLVQMQGVGVDNEGILVLGATNIPWVLDSAIRRRFEKRIYIPLPEDHARAAMFKLHLGSTPNLLTESDYRELGKKTEGYSGADISIIVRDALMQPVRKVQSASHFKKVKGPSVSNPNTVVDLYTPCSPGDPEATEMSWMEVPGDKLLEPQVSMADMLRSLASTKPTVNELDLEKLKKFTEDFGQEG from the exons ATGGCGGGCAACACCGGCAACCTGCAG AAAGCAATAGACCTCGCTAGCAGGGCAGCACAAGAAGATAAAGCAGGAAACTATGAGGAAGCCTTCCGCTTGTACCAACATGCTGTGCAGTATTTTCTCCACGTTGTAAAAT ATGAAGCACAGGGtgataaagcaaaacaaagcattaGAATGAAATGTACAGAATACTTGGACagagcagaaaagctgaaagaatatctgaaaaagagagaaaaaactgcACCAAAACCAGTTAAAGAGTCTGGTCCTACTGATGCAAAAGG GAATGACAGTGATGGGGAAGGGGAATCAGAGgatcctgaaaaaaagaagctacAGAATCAACTTCAAG GAGCAATTGTTATGGAGCGACCAAATGTCAAATGGAGTGATGTTGCTGGCCTCGAAGGTGCCAAAGAAGCACTTAAAGAAGCAGTCATCTTGCCCATTAAATTTCCACACCTGTTTACAG GCAAAAGAACACCCTGGAGAGGGATTCTCTTATTTGGACCACCAGGAACAGGAAAGTCTTATTTAGCAAAAGCTGTGGCGACAGAAGCAAACAACTCTACCTTCTTCTCAGTATCTTCCTCTGACCTAGTCTCAAAGTGGTTAGGTGAAAGTGAAAA ATTAGTGAAAAACTTGTTCCAGCTCgccagagaaaacaaaccttcTATTATCTTCATTGATGAGATAGATTCCCTCTGCGGGTCaagaagtgaaaatgaaagtgaGGCTGCTAGACGgataaaaacagaatttctaGTCCAGATGCAAG GGGTTGGTGTTGACAATGAAGGAATCTTGGTCTTAGGAGCGACAAACATACCCTGGGTTTTGGATTCTGCTATCAGGAGAAG GTTTGAGAAGCGTATTTATATTCCTTTACCTGAAGACCATGCCAGGGCTGCAATGTTCAAACTCCACCTCGGGTCAACTCCAAATCTCCTAACAGAATCAGATTATCGAGAGCttggaaagaaaactgaaggcTATTCTGGTGCAGATATAAGCATCATTGTACGTGATGCACTCATGCAGCCTGTTAGAAAAGTGCAATCAGCATCTCACTTTAAAAAA gtAAAGGGACCATCAGTGTCTAATCCAAACACGGTGGTAGATTTGTACACCCCTTGCTCTCCAGGTGATCCTGAAGCCACAGAAATGTCATGGATGGAGGTCCCAGGTGATAAATTACTAGAGCCTCAAGTGTCCATG gCTGATATGCTCAGGTCGCTAGCTAGCACAAAACCAACAGTTAATGAATTGGACCTGGAGAAGTTAAAGAAGTTTACAGAAGATTTTGGTCAGGAAGGCTAA